Within Cytophagia bacterium CHB2, the genomic segment GAAGCGAATCTTGTGTGCAACAAAACGAAGAAGGGTGTTGAATATGCCGTTTCCGATGAAATGGTCGGTTTACTCAAGGTCGCCGAGGCGCGCCCCTCGTTCAGCCGTCAAGCGAATGCAAGAAAGAAAGTGTCTAACCCAAGGAGGAGCCGTTGAGCATTTTAATCGACAAAAACACCCGCGTGCTGGTGCAGGGCATTACCGGCAATGAAGGCTCGTTTCATGCGCGGCAGATGATGGAATATGGCACGAATGTGGTCGCAGGCGTGGTGCCCGGTAAAGGCGGGCAGACGTTTGACGGCAAGGTTCCCATCTTCAACACCGTTGCCGATGCCGTAAAAGAAGCAGGCGCAAATGCCGCGGCGATTTTCGTCCCGCCCTCGTTTGCCGCCGATGCGATTATGGAATCCGCGGCTGAAGGCGTGCCGTTAATCGTGACGATCACCGAGGGCATTCCCGCAATTGATATGTTGACTGTGAAGGCGTTTTTGAATAAAACCGGCGTGCGCATGATCGGCCCGAATTGCCCGGGGGTGATTTCCCCCGGCAAGTGCAAGATCGGAATCATGCCGGGCTTCATTCATCGTGAAGGCAGTGTCGGCGTCATTTCGCGCAGCGGCACGCTCACGTATGAAGCCGTGAAACAGCTTTCGGATCTCGGAATCGGGCAATCGACATGCATCGGCATTGGCGGTGATCCCGTGATCGGCACGACGCACACCGATGCGCTGAAATTGTTTGCCGAAGATGATGATACCGACGCCGTGGTGTTGATCGGCGAAATCGGCGGCACAGCGGAAGAGGAAGCCGCGGCGTATATCAAAAAACATTTCAACAAACCGGTGGTGGCGTTCATTGCCGGCCGCACCGCGCCGCCCGGACGCCGCATGGGACATGCGGGCGCGATCATCGCCGGTGGCCAGGGCACGGCGGCAGAGAAGATGGCCAAGCTGGAAGAAGCGGGCGCCTCGGTTTGCCAAAGCCCGGCTGAGATTGGCGTGAGGATACAGGCGTTGCTGCAGAAAGTCAAACGCTCGTCGGCTCAAAAGAAAACCTCAACCGTGAAGACACGTGCCAAAGCCAAAACAAAGTCGCCGGTTGCTCGCGGCCCGAGATCGGCGAGAAGATCCGGCGAGTAATAACGCGTGCTTTTTGGATGGGCTTTTGCCCGGTGGTTTATGAAATCAAACTTTCGCTTCAAGTTAAACATGCAGAAAGGAGTTCAACGTTGGAACGTACTCTCGCCATTCTAAAACCGGATTGTGTTTCAGCCAAAAAAATGGGAAAAGTGCTGGATCGCATCGAGCAGGCCGGTTTTCGCATTCTCGGCATGAAAATGGTTCGCCTAACGCCGGAAACCGCCGGCAAGTTTTATGAAGTTCACAAAGAGCGGCCGTTCTATAAAGATTTGGTGAGTTTCATGAGCAGTGATCGCGTGGTGCCGTTGGCGCTGGAAAAGGAGAATGCCGTGGCAGACTTTCGCAAACTCATCGGCGCCACCGATCCTGCGCAAGCGGACGCCGGCACCATTCGCAAAGATTTCGCCACCAGCAAGCAAAACAATATCGTGCACGGCTCGGATTCGCCTGAGAATGCGATGATTGAAATTGCGTTTTTCTTTGCGGAACGCGAATTGATCGAGACAAAATAATTCGCTGTTTTGATCGAACTCCGCTGCCCGCCGCGGCGGAGTCAGCGTAAAGCCGCCAGAACACAGGAGACGTTTCATTATGACTTCGGAACAATCGAAATGGGCAGTCGTCGTTGCAGTGGCAGCCCTGTTTGGCTTGATCGCAACCGGCTTGTGGTGGTGGAATCGAAAAGAGGGGGAGGCGGAGAAACCCAAGCCCGCCGCTGCAATTTCTGACATCCAACCGCAGACGGAAATCGCGCCTCCGCCAGCGCCAGTAGAAGAACCGCGTCCGACGGTAGTCGCCACCGGTGAAGACATTTACACCGTACAAGTTTCATCCTGGCAATCCCGCCGGAATGCTGAAACAGATGCGGCGCGCTTCGAAG encodes:
- a CDS encoding SPOR domain-containing protein; its protein translation is MTSEQSKWAVVVAVAALFGLIATGLWWWNRKEGEAEKPKPAAAISDIQPQTEIAPPPAPVEEPRPTVVATGEDIYTVQVSSWQSRRNAETDAARFEGQGHEVYIQRANIPEKGGIWYRVRVGRFATQEEAQALADELVYQ
- a CDS encoding nucleoside-diphosphate kinase encodes the protein MERTLAILKPDCVSAKKMGKVLDRIEQAGFRILGMKMVRLTPETAGKFYEVHKERPFYKDLVSFMSSDRVVPLALEKENAVADFRKLIGATDPAQADAGTIRKDFATSKQNNIVHGSDSPENAMIEIAFFFAERELIETK
- the sucD gene encoding succinate--CoA ligase subunit alpha; the protein is MSILIDKNTRVLVQGITGNEGSFHARQMMEYGTNVVAGVVPGKGGQTFDGKVPIFNTVADAVKEAGANAAAIFVPPSFAADAIMESAAEGVPLIVTITEGIPAIDMLTVKAFLNKTGVRMIGPNCPGVISPGKCKIGIMPGFIHREGSVGVISRSGTLTYEAVKQLSDLGIGQSTCIGIGGDPVIGTTHTDALKLFAEDDDTDAVVLIGEIGGTAEEEAAAYIKKHFNKPVVAFIAGRTAPPGRRMGHAGAIIAGGQGTAAEKMAKLEEAGASVCQSPAEIGVRIQALLQKVKRSSAQKKTSTVKTRAKAKTKSPVARGPRSARRSGE